One window of the Cataglyphis hispanica isolate Lineage 1 chromosome 13, ULB_Chis1_1.0, whole genome shotgun sequence genome contains the following:
- the LOC126853909 gene encoding uncharacterized protein LOC126853909 isoform X2 yields MDRQEFAVHNQKSSEYDDVEKKMTELFDLPGFVAYISPSDKIAYRKLQLSSQHKDLLPRGSLQESVPQKEQNKYQNDDEKKSWSRNSEHNSEKTEEEIADDSVKLNASSSVETALSGIRTDANTCQTKIQERSLSAKKSSDNAIQNSIQETKEKNSHINSSIILTNDRHISAEKSSTKVKLDSSKNKLLSKSAHNSVREFKNKSLHFKRKTISSKNICINKKHSLRNKLFKTRIRLKKHHSSSSIDSSKNNTIFKKEYELYKKEQKREIEINQEASSSKIKSLDSQEHSNESKDNDNSCERNVNVSHDTTVLNLRPCLETETNDIVDENQNIPISNTQTSGSDSELLAEQAHASATKISVKIDTQDENIKTKLTDWQSDSLPVETDFKNAVKESEHSESLDESVSTKKIQKKKEASLDRSLDENLMNDTEILDRKVFSEDKQIHDNNENEKQIFWERITQYMTKKREYRYLRQRRKIQCKRLNKIKRIRKKFRDCFQDCPSKSESDEDFKIISECLEKRNLQFVSNNTEIYDTSNDIITEEEMEDIYERDEILMHRRCESVNSLKQDSESVISQVESIDSNASTICIQNDTLHDFTTDEEMDENTDFNTDKTSTCKRQVLVDTSQEDIENVIPVKVQRIENSVLIADAETVVSKNGTDNEDCAVNVESKDVIMQDAQEDKKNIENVNIENAEETKEVNMENTQENQEDIGNINLANDVKISKDIKPNLILSTMSAQELISNIEEKDGCDVSPTVEKVFLTNNEDTMKNKMTVIADHASIMSPELEESSSNKKDGINEAFSSSTFASSKKSDINTSDDNSSIDEDNISDIEVEIKIKPKSKSRISKKFSLKAPLSVVNTCICKNLNALKSKPDILGELFQMSFKTSSETSSKNSRHGNTISSEVNEAKITSEKSSDVNQDSIAETASHIWEVICNPSHITKNNANHSSKQQQDQSSQNDTIFDKDATHHQEGNNKHVQSAEQEKMQMISENDSESAKSAFDLEKQLPKPSSNDKEKIADEQQKNPQDNIISIEDGDATKGDQGKKNECVQSVEGKGMPENNVESAKCTLDMPDLEKQPETSSEILDAKDNVRVRTSAELGSSWDDIPMNLTMNSDISIISNNTVSSASSACRSSPPSYSSATKSANHSPKSSNLFGVPADNISSNFDVTKVQDAVLNICLNFASCRKICEEQIFTEEKMNKMKINLIQIFQNIDTLKILLHMPNEDHIINYINQQKILAMPISFREFKKYLILFGNYVSIVTCTAPFRDNMYSSMPQHSNINSSVPNASASNVHAQSPYLGNISGMQLPGMQHLRAQSSTMPPPRPSINRSPPSRSTNNSSRLRQPVPNICSSNPILNPTINPQQPIGNANYLQGQRMPNVSSVNNQQFFANLGNTTSSAPPSASNINMRTYSSSNQGNTNISSTTGQTHIGTASSATAASAINMQQQNQTLYPQMPFYIKSVPYFPVFVTNQNINRINQFVHNVTQSKVCTTVNAPGNVTGNVGPGNPFVNPHTPPIPAEKNVPQHNNSVPNSVASQSARVKNILPKPSQQQQNSQQYLHQRLPNGTSISLINLTSNNVSQNAQPSMAKKKTSISETQTRDCIPNQTLFAKPQQNVHQGTPCVHNVCTNAYECVHKVSQKSSGIFTKNPVSQEPSVSQNSFNATSQRDKIRLLKSTPVPSPPNEIVNPHFNLSILTDLQKFILIDQLKFYLKKCSSNQDSQILRLERKMLVLFYESLHNYITNMMKENQVKEKLQNNASRKISKILNHLKSSKIETSCNKTQSNKTNENNSICDKVGEGQSLKKNIDLNTSINSKSMMVENNLLTKARNGDSLVQSMLKSTTINNEESSPEIVVLPKETIDTPKMRCKKNSSSFMEKQSENIKTSLDSGHANILEENSIAETSRGISETKTQDDANINNTAKSPAEKSHVEQLSALCSLLAQNTSSCLQNALSDEIKGSSKIAKNDAKKTDNIQTGNILKISNVITLNNIKENDAISQSSFNTKTQDNIINKETEKSSARDLHDKRMSESCSSPTQKTLNLQDNETKDDNVNIGGPDDAETDNICKISNVTVLNSNEGNEKTVSQVPCNTETRDKELYHNEAHNLNNKISGENSHDGMRDNEKTAENTKRSIFTEQSNTSCIPQTSTPFISDNTSKLLFPTNRSESAETSRIHIACEKYTSKTLSEFLSTLSQDDPPHKQINNSETMYDESYDESSGILHIDENGEKSSSDLQEEQHDKISSSENKPNTSQDLCLDKTRCESIEITSLSPFEENFELRLLAVKEQNIQKLNEELASKQKEIQAEEISSSEIPKDTSSTRAAMESIDTVKEFGNIKENQVQMDTHSGVKAINELLRHVSDRYNGKSRSSSCNLTMKSNATNVNETVVDRNDILNSKIISPAKSEDDHENSDIMMNILNVTSISASLFEKIDNSDTLSDDLALLNETKEKSSYANDNLEVSNSTSLSEIRVEESLNVNDNPEDPDSVLLKNIKIEESLDIDDKLKVFDSLNEIKEEKSSDVNDIPDFNSISLNETYREKSFNYNPDIYNFEGLNEMKEEKSLNNDSEVLNSASLNEIKEEKSSDVDDNLEVHNVMWLNTLKEKKSLNINNGSEVLNSTLNDMKEKKNVNNDSEVVNSSSSNEKRKEEISSAVNDNLEVSGEQENRPCLRCKRKSMVYCQACLEAPYCSKRCSDLHWKAIHYKHCKNLYKPIICIDL; encoded by the exons ATGGATCGCCAGGAATTTGCAGTTCATAATCAGAAATCATCGGAATACGATGATGTCGAAAAAAAGATGAcagaattatttgatttaccAGGCTTCGTCGCATATATAAGTCCTTCGGATAAGATTGCGTACAG AAAACTGCAATTATCTTCACAACATAAGGATCTATTGCCGCGCGGTAGTCTTCAAGAGTCTGTCCCTCAGAaggaacaaaataaatatcaaaacgatgatgaaaaaaaatcgtggTCGAGAAACTCGGAGCATAATTCTGAGAAAACCGAGGAAGAAATTGCAGACGACAGCGTAAAATTAAACGCGAGCTCTTCTGTTGAAACTGCATTATCAGGCATCAGAACGGATGCTAATACTTGTCAAACTAAAATCCAGGAGCGTAGCTTGTCTGCGAAAAAATCGTCGGATAACGCTATACAAAACTCTATCcaagaaacaaaagaaaagaactCTCACATTAATAGcagtattattttaacgaatgACAGACATATTTCTGCCGAAAAATCGAGCACCAAAGTAAAGCTAGAttcttcgaaaaataaattgctaagCAAATCTGCACATAATTCCGTCCgcgaattcaaaaataaaagtttgcatTTTAAACGTAAAACTAtttcttcgaaaaatatatgcatcaaTAAGAAACATtcattgagaaataaattattcaagacACGTATTAGATTGAAGAAGCATCATTCTAGCAGTAGCATTGACTCCtcgaaaaataatacgatttttaaaaaagaatacgaactatataaaaaagagcaaaaaagagaaatagaaataaatcaagAGGCCTcttcatcaaaaattaaatcgttaGACTCACAAGAACACAGCAATGAATCTAAAGATAATGATAATTCATGTGAACGTAATGTTAATGTATCACATGATACAacagtattaaatttaagaccTTGCTTAGAAACGGAAACTAATGATATCGTAGATGAAAATCAAAACATACCTATTTCGAATACGCAAACTTCTGGTAGCGATTCTGAATTGTTAGCTGAGCAAGCACATGCTTCTGCAActaaaatatctgtaaaaatagatacacaagacgaaaatataaaaacaaagcttACAGATTGGCAGAGTGATAGTCTACCTGTCGAAACAGATTTTAAAAACGCAGTTAAAGAAAGCGAACATTCTGAATCTTTGGATGAAAGTGTATcgacgaaaaaaattcaaaaaaagaaagaggcaTCTCTTGATAGGTCACTCgatgaaaatttgatgaatGATACCGAGATACTCGATCGTAAAGTGTTTTCCGAGGATAAACAAATTCATGATAATAATGAGAAtgaaaagcaaatattttggGAGAGGATTACACAATATATgacaaagaaaagagaatatagATATCTAagacaaagaagaaaaatacaatgcaAGAGGCTGAATAAGATTAAAAggatacgaaaaaaatttcgcgaCTGTTTTCAAGATTGTCCTAGCAAAAGTGAAAGTGACGAGGACTTCAAGATTATATCGGAATGCctagagaaaagaaatctgCAATTTGTCTCAAATAATACCGAAATATATGACACATCTAACGATATTATAACAGAAGAAGAGATGGAAGATATTTACGAAAGAGATGAAATATTGATGCATAGACGTTGTGAGTCGGTTAATAGTTTGAAACAAGATTCAGAGAGCGTAATCTCTCAAGTAGAATCCATCGATTCAAATGCTTCCACCATATGCATCCAAAACGACACATTGCACGATTTTACAACGGACGAAGAGATGGATGAAAATACAGATTTTAACACAGATAAAACATCGACATGTAAACGTCAAGTGTTAGTTGATACTTCGCAGGAGGATATAGAGAACGTAATCCCGGTGAAAGTACAGCGCATAGAAAATTCTGTATTAATTGCCGATGCCGAAACCGTTGTTAGCAAAAATGGTACAGATAACGAAGATTGTGCGGTTAATGTGGAATCGAAAGACGTAATTATGCAGGACGcgcaagaagataaaaaaaatatcgaaaatgttAATATCGAAAATGCCGAGGAAACGAAAGAAGTAAATATGGAGAATACGCAGGAAAATCAAGAGGACatcggaaatattaatttagccaacgatgtaaaaatatcgaaagatataaaacCAAACTTGATATTATCAACTATGTCTGCGCAAGAGTTAATATCCAATATTGAAGAGAAAGATGGCTGTGATGTATCGCCAACTGTCGAAAAAGTATTCTTAACAAATAACGAAGATaccatgaaaaataaaatgactgTGATAGCCGATCATGCTTCGATAATGTCACCAGAATTGGAGGAAAGTTCTTCAAACAAGAAAGATGGCATTAACGAAGCTTTCTCCTCATCAACATTCGCGTCTTCAAAAAAATCGGATATAAACACCAGTGATGATAATTCATCAATAGATGAAGATAACATTAGCGATATTgaagtagaaataaaaataaaacccaAGTCGAAATCtcgaatatcgaaaaaattttcgcTGAAAGCACCGTTATCTGTAGTGAATACGTGCATCTGCAAAAATTTGAATGCATTGAAAAGCAAACCAGATATTCTTGGCGAACTCTTTCAGATGAGTTTTAAAACATCTTCCGAAACATCCTCCAAAAACTCCAGGCACGGGAACACAATCAGCAGCGAAGTAAACGAAGCGAAAATTACGTCGGAAAAATCGTCTGACGTTAATCAAGATAGTATCGCTGAAACAGCATCACATATTTGGGAAGTTATATGTAATCCTAGTCATATTaccaaaaataatgcaaatcaTTCTTCAAAACAACAGCAAGACCAAAGTTCTCaaaatgatacaatttttgataaagatgCGACGCATCATCAAGAAGGAAACAATAAACACGTACAATCTGCCGAACAAGAAAAGATGCAGATGATAAGTGAAAATGATTCTGAATCAGCCAAATCTGCGTTTGatttagaaaaacaattaCCAAAGCCTTCCTCGAATGACAAAGAAAAGATAGCAGACGAGCAACAAAAAAATCctcaagataatataatttcgattGAGGATGGAGATGCGACGAAGGGTGATCAGGGAAAAAAGAATGAGTGCGTACAGTCCGTCGAAGGGAAAGGAATGCCTGAAAACAATGTTGAATCAGCTAAATGTACACTCGACATGCCTGATTTGGAAAAACAACCAGAGACTTCCTCGGAAATTTTGGATGCAAAAGACAACGTAAGGGTTCGAACGAGCGCGGAGCTTGGATCCTCGTGGGATGATATTCCTATGAATTTAACTATGAATTctgatatatcgattatatcaaACAATACAGTGTCTTCAGCATCATCGGCATGCAGATCATCGCCACCATCGTATAGTTCCGCTACTAAATCGGCGAATCATTCACCCAAATCGTCGAATCTATTCGGCGTACCGGCTGATAATATTTCTTCGAACTTTGATGTCACGAAGGTACAAGATgcagtattaaatatttgcttgAACTTTGCATCATGCCGCAAGATTTGTGAAGAACAAATATTCACCGaagaaaagatgaataaaatgaagatcaatctaattcaaatatttcaaaatatagatACCTTGAAGATATTGTTGCATATGCCAAACGAagatcatattataaattacatcaatCAACAAAAGATACTAGCTATGCCAATATCATTTAgagaatttaagaaatatttgattttattcggAAATTATGTATCGATCGTCACGTGTACCGCACCGTTTCGCGATAATATGTATTCAAGCATGCCGCAACATTCGAACATTAACAGTTCAGTTCCGAATGCATCGGCATCAAATGTTCACGCGCAATCACCATATTTGGGAAATATTTCAGGCATGCAGTTGCCAGGCATGCAGCATCTCAGAGCGCAATCCTCAACAATGCCACCTCCGAGACCGAGTATCAATCGATCACCGCCTTCGAGGAGTACGAACAATTCTTCGCGTTTAAGGCAACCTGTACCGAATATTTGTTCGTCAAATCCCATTTTGAATCCAACGATTAATCCACAACAACCTATAGGAAACGCGAATTATTTACAAGGCCAGCGTATGCCAAATGTGTCGAGTGTCAATAATCAACAGTTTTTCGCAAATTTGGGTAACACTACATCGTCGGCCCCCCCATCagcatcaaatattaatatgcgcACGTATTCGTCCTCAAATCAAGGGAATACAAACATCTCTTCTACAACTGGACAGACGCATATCGGAACTGCCAGTAGTGCGACTGCAGCATCTGCGATTAACATGCAACAACAGAACCAGACTTTGTACCCTCAGATGCCGTTTTACATAAAATCAGTACCGTATTTTCCGGTATTCGTGACAaaccaaaatattaatagaataaatcagTTTGTACACAATGTCACTCAGTCCAAAGTTTGTACAACTGTTAACGCTCCGGGAAATGTGACGGGAAATGTTGGACCCGGGAATCCGTTTGTAAATCCGCACACTCCACCGATACCTGCGGAGAAAAATGTTCCACAACATAACAATAGCGTGCCGAATAGTGTCGCGTCGCAATCTGCACgtgtaaagaatattttgccGAAACCGAGCCAGCAGCAACAAAATTCGCAACAATACCTGCACCAAAGATTACCCAATGGTACGTCTATATCTTTAATCAATTTGACAAGTAATAATGTCTCGCAGAACGCGCAGCCATCCATggcgaaaaagaaaacgagCATCTCCGAGACACAAACTAGGGATTGCATACCAAATCAAACATTATTCGCGAAACCACAACAAAATGTACATCAAGGAACCCCGTGTGTCCATAACGTATGCACAAATGCGTACGAATGCGTACATAAAGTATCGCAAAAGTCGTCCGGCATCTTTACGAAGAATCCCGTGTCGCAAGAACCGAGTGTCTcgcaaaattcatttaatgcGACTTcgcaaagagataaaataagattattaaaatctacaCCTGTACCATCGCCGCCAAACGAAATTGTGAACCCTCACTTTAATCTAAGTATTCTGACAgatcttcaaaaatttatattgatagatcaattaaaattttatctcaaaaaatgTTCATCTAACCAAGACTCCCAAATATTGCGCCTTGAAAGAAAGATGTTAGTTCTCTTTTATGAatctttacataattatatcaccAACATGATGAAAGAAAATCAAGTCAAAGAGAAACTACAAAACAATGCATCGcggaaaatatcgaaaatactAAATCAtctaaaatcatcaaaaatcgAAACATCTTGCAACAAAACTCAGTCTAATAAAACTAATGAGAATAATTCAATCTGCGATAAAGTAGGAGAAGGacaatctctaaaaaaaaatattgatctgAACACTTCAATAAACTCAAAATCTATGAtggtagaaaataatttattgacgaAAGCGCGAAATGGGGATTCACTTGTTCAATCTATGTTAAAATCCACGACAATTAATAACGAAGAATCATCTCCGGAAATTGTAGTTTTGCCAAAGGAAACTATAGATACACCAAAGATGCGATGCAAGAAAAACTCATCTTCCTTTATGGAAAAacaatctgaaaatataaaaacatcgtTAGATTCGGGACATGCAAATATTCTGGAGGAAAATTCGATCGCGGAAACGTCGCGCGGAATCTCGGAAACGAAAACGCAAGATGacgcaaatattaataatactgcAAAATCTCCGGCGGAAAAATCACATGTTGAGCAATTATCAGCATTATGTTCTCTTCTCGCACAAAATACATCGAGTTGCTTACAAAATGCATTAAGCGATGAAATAAAAGGCTCTTCAAAGATTGCAAAAAATGATGCTAAAAAAACTGATAACATACAGACGGGAAACATACTTAAAATTTCGAATGTTATaacgttaaataatattaaagaaaacgaTGCTATATCACAATCCTCTTTTAATACGAAAAcgcaagataatataataaataaagaaactgAAAAATCTTCGGCAAGAGATCTACATGATAAGCGCATGTCGGAATCATGTTCCTCTCCTACACAAAAAACGTTGAACTTACAAGATAATGAAACGAAAGATGATAATGTAAACATCGGAGGACCTGATGATGCGGAAACGGACAACATATGCAAAATCTCTAACGTTACAGTGTTAAATAGCAATGAAGGAAACGAAAAAACGGTGTCGCAAGTTCCTTGTAATACAGAAACTCGAGATAAAGAATTGTATCATAATGAAGCGCATAATctcaacaataaaatatctggCGAAAATTCACATGATGGAATGCGCGATAACGAAAAAACTGCAGAAAATACCAAAAGATCGATTTTCACAGAACAATCTAATACGTCATGTATACCACAAACTTCTACACCGTTTATATCAGATAATacgtcaaaattattatttccgaCGAACAGAAGCGAATCCGCAGAAACATCGCGAATACATATCGCATGTGAAAAATACACTTCCAAAACGTTATCAGAATTTTTGTCAACCTTGTCACAAGATGATCCTCCGCATAAACAGATTAATAATTCTGAGACAATGTACGATGAGAGCTACGACGAAAGTTCAGGAATTCTGCACATCGACGAAAACGGGGAAAAATCGAGTTCAGATTTGCAAGAAGAGCAGCACGATAAGATATCGTCTTCCGAAAATAAACCGAATACGTCGCAGGATTTATGTCTTGACAAGACGAGGTGCGAATCTATAGAAATAACATCACTGTCACcgtttgaagaaaatttcgaattaagattattagcagtaaaagaacaaaatattcagaaaCTTAATGAGGAATTAGCATCAAAACAAAAGGAGATACAAGCTGAGGAAATATCATCGTCTGAAATTCCAAAGGATACATCAAGCACGAGAGCGGCGATGGAATCGATCGACACCGTGAAAGAATTTGGAAATATAAAGGAGAACCAAGTACAAATGGATACTCATAGCGGCGTTAAAGCGATTAATGAACTACTCAGACATGTATCCGATAGGTATAACGGAAAATCGAGATCTTCTTCGTGCAATCTTACAATGAAAAGCAACGCCACAAATGTGAATGAGACTGTTGTCGAcagaaatgatattttgaaCTCCAAGATTATCAGTCCCGCGAAAAGCGAAGATGATCATGAAAATTCCGATATCATGATGAATATCCTGAACGTCACAAGCATATCGGCGTCGttatttgagaaaatagaCAATTCTGATACGCTTTCAGATGATCTTGCATTGTTGAATGAGACGAAGGAAAAATCGTCATATGCGAATGACAATCTGGAAGTTTCTAACTCCACATCGTTAAGTGAGATTAGGGTAGAAGAATCGCTGAACGTAAACGACAATCCGGAAGATCCTGATTCcgtattgttgaaaaatataaaaatagaagagtCTTTGGACATTGACGACAAACTGAAAGTCTTTGATTCGTTGAATGAGATAAAGGAAGAAAAGTCGTCAGATGTAAACGACATTCCGGATTTTAATTCCATATCGTTGAATGAGACGTATAGAGAAAAgtcgtttaattataatccgGATATCTATAATTTCGAGGGGTTAAATGagatgaaagaagaaaaatctttaaacaaTGATTCTGAAGTACTAAACTCCGCATCGTTGAATGAAATCAAGGAAGAGAAATCGTCGGATGTGGACGACAATTTGGAAGTCCATAATGTCATGTGGTTGAATacgttgaaagaaaaaaagtcctTGAACATAAACAATGGTTCTGAAGTCCTTAACTCCACGTTGAatgatatgaaagaaaaaaagaacgtgAACAATGATTCGGAAGTCGTTAATTCCTCGTCGTCGAATgaaaaaaggaaggaagaaatatCGTCGGCTGTAAATGACAATTTAGAAGTCTCAGGTGAACAAGAGAACAGGCCGTGTTTACGTTGTAAACGCAAAAGCATGGTATATTGTCAGGCCTGTTTGGAGGCTCCTTACTGCTCCAAACGTTGTTCAGATTTGCATTGGAAAGCAATTCATTACAAACATTGTAAGAATCTTTACAAGCCAATCATCTGtatcgatttataa